From the genome of Malus domestica chromosome 04, GDT2T_hap1, one region includes:
- the LOC103419453 gene encoding FRIGIDA-like protein 5, with translation MKTMVSGSDEPKLKQGNLALQWKHFLDHFDSLKTRFEELQDRFYSERNSLQTRQREVEEREKGLEAKVLNFNSEMASKAQELYEIERLAKEKRREVGSKEKWLLENEESVREKERERDLIKNDIEERTEKLNSVVKSLDEKSRELKMKKEVAELNGRRLNAIKGSIDDVMKDFVSKQEQVKAAHKSLEECHKEIQSKRTILGAVEKSIRECYRTLESKEKSIRAVELKQQQFELMVQECQKHLDSQEKLLQQRCHGLEMKERQLEEQVRVFESKQREFDLTVKERQKCLDLQENLLQEGCHGLEKKERRLEEKVREFESNKKEFDSMIQERQQHLDSEEKLLQEGSHGLKMKERQLEEQVRKLESEQKQFESLQKSKEDIQNLKSKEKTNCSRDGKCLQVLMNENWTRTDLVCGEIAACLQASSDPAKLVLDAMQGFYPSNQTVDTTEFAFDLTVIRRSCIFLLQQLKRFSPQINPQVRKEARALAAEWKGKMTAATGNGLEILGFLELVAVYEITTVYDSKELQSLLGTVAEHEQGTELCQALGITTSNSVSFPIKIEEQESSQLINVAALSPLDLQPSATTDTRNFQGSTDEHLSEKESVQNEMLLDLQMSMDPAELVLKLIKESLAQCWRKRDVGCESAVMENSISLLNDLTEVSMKIGPDVKKNAIELAVQWKAKMRVDSENSIEILGFLHFIATYGLVSTFNRDEIVKLLGTICLHKKALESCQEIGFADMIPDFVQDLIERKQLIEAVGLICGFNLSARFPPVPLLKEYLKEYVEGARQSYCTKWLVKRSLDERNVVVDNQIADLSAAIHCIKDNHRESEFPYKDIEKEIVKLEKHKLDWRRSVPVVGSKGEGEQEKGKKPNTNLVSFKIKPPEERNCKRLKRLA, from the exons ATGAAAACGATGGTGTCCGGTTCGGATGAACCGAAGTTGAAGCAGGGGAATCTGGCCCTGCAGTGGAAACACTTCTTGGACCACTTTGACTCGCTCAAGACCCGGTTCGAGGAGCTCCAGGACCGTTTTTACTCGGAGCGGAACTCGCTCCAGACACGGCAGCGGGAGGTTGAGGAGCGCGAGAAGGGGTTGGAGGCCAAAGTTTTGAACTTTAACTCGGAAATGGCGTCTAAAGCTCAGGAATTGTATGAAATCGAGAGATTGgcgaaagagaaaagaagagaggTTGGTAGTAAGGAAAAATGGTTGTTGGAAAACGAGGAATCGGTTAGGGAGAAGGAGAGGGAACGTGATTTGATAAAAAATGATATCGAAGAGCGAACGGAGAAATTGAATTCGGTTGTGAAAAGTTTGGATGAGAAGTCGAGAGAgctgaagatgaagaaggaggTGGCTGAGTTGAACGGAAGGCGATTAAATGCGATTAAGGGGTCTATTGACGATGTCATGAAAGATTTTGTTTCGAAACAAGAGCAGGTTAAAGCGGCGCATAAATCTCTCGAAGAATGTCATAAGGAGATTCAATCGAAAAGGACGATACTTGGTGCCGTTGAAAAATCGATAAGGGAATGTTACCGTACACTCGAATCCAAAGAGAAAAGCATCAGGGCAGTGGAGTTGAAACAACAACAATTTGAGTTGATGGTTCAAGAGTGCCAGAAGCATTTGGATTCACAAGAAAAGTTGTTGCAACAACGTTGCCATGGACTCGAAATGAAAGAGAGGCAACTCGAAGAGCAGGTCAGAGTGTTTGAATCTAAACAACGAGAATTTGATTTGACGGTTAAAGAACGCcaaaaatgtttggatttgcaAGAAAATTTGTTACAAGAAGGTTGCCACGGacttgaaaagaaagaaaggcgACTTGAAGAAAAGGTCAGAGAGTTTGAATCgaataaaaaagaatttgatTCGATGATTCAAGAACGCCAACAACATTTGGATTCTGAAGAGAAGTTGTTACAAGAAGGTTCCCATGGACTTAAAATGAAAGAGAGGCAGCTTGAAGAACAGGTCAGAAAGCTCGAATCAGAACAAAAACAATTTGAATCGCTGCAAAAATCCAAGGAAGACATCCAAAACCTGAAATCCAAGGAGAAGACTAATTGTTCCAGGGATGGCAAATGCTTGCAGGTTCTCATGAATGAGAATTGGACGAGAACTGATCTTGTATGTGGCGAAATCGCAGCTTGTCTTCAGGCGTCATCTGACCCAGCAAAGCTCGTTTTGGATGCAATGCAAGGGTTTTATCCTTCAAATCAGACAGTGGACACCACTGAGTTTGCCTTTGATTTGACAGTTATTAGGAGGAGTTGTATTTTTTTGTTACAGCAGTTGAAGAGATTCTCACCACAAATCAACCCTCAGGTGAGAAAAGAAGCAAGGGCTTTGGCAGCTGAATGGAAGGGTAAGATGACTGCGGCGACTGGGAATGGATTGgagattttgggttttttggaGCTTGTTGCTGtgtatgaaatcacaactgttTATGATTCAAAGGAGCTTCAGAGTCTTCTTGGTACAGTGGCTGAGCATGAGCAAGGAACTGAGCTATGCCAGGCCCTTGGTATCACAA CGAGCAACAGCGTTTCTTTCCCCATCAAAATTGAGGAACAAGAATCTTCACAACTTATAAATGTCGCAGCTTTATCTCCTCTGGATCTTCAACCGAGTGCAACCACAGATACAAGGAATTTTCAGGGCTCTACAGATGAGCATTTAAGTGAGAAAGAGTCCGTACAGAACGAAATGCTTCTTGATCTACAAATGTCAATGGACCCAGCAGAACTTGTTTTAAAGTTGATTAAAGAATCTTTGGCTCAATGCTGGAGAAAAAGAGATGTTGGCTGTGAATCAGCTGTCATGGAGAATAGCATTTCCCTGTTGAATGATCTAACGGAAGTCTCCATGAAAATTGGGCCAgatgttaaaaaaaatgcaatagAGCTAGCAGTCCAGTGGAAAGCAAAAATGAGAGTTGATTCTGaaaattcaattgagattttgggGTTTTTGCACTTTATAGCTACATATGGATTGGTTTCTACCTTTAACAGAGATGAGATTGTAAAGCTTCTTGGGACGATTTGTCTGCACAAAAAGGCTTTGGAATCATGCCAGGAAATTGGTTTTGCAGATATGATCCCTG ATTTTGTTCAAGATCTTATTGAAAGGAAGCAACTGATTGAAGCTGTTGGATTGATTTGCGGCTTCAACTTATCTGCCAGGTTCCCTCCGGTACCACTCCTAAAAGAATACTTAAAAGAATATGTGGAAGGTGCAAGGCAGTCTTACTGCACAAAATGGCTGGTAAAAAGATCACTTGATGAAAGG AATGTGGTGGTAGACAACCAAATAGCTGATCTGAGCGCTGCGATTCATTGCATCAAAGACAATCACCGCGAGTCAGAATTCCCATACAAGGACATCGAAAAAGAGATAGTTAAGCTGGAAAAGCACAAGTTGGATTGGAGACGTTCGGTTCCAGTTGTTGGCTCCAAGGGTGAAGGAGAGCAGGAGAAAGGGAAGAAACCAAATACCAACCTTGTatccttcaagatcaaaccgCCTGAAGAGCGTAACTGCAAGCGCCTCAAACGGCTAGCCTGA
- the LOC103434115 gene encoding FRIGIDA-like protein 5 yields MEDKGLKLEESELRQGKLALQFEGLLDCIDSARNEILGRFQEVQDKVKKIGVLQSQVEVKSEELRGIERLIEKKSNELESLESSLWDCQSSIEEHNEELSAKVKRLEEVQRWVRENEREYDSIKKGIEHGRSKLNWYESKEEKLKGVLRTLEIYNEEIEFQKKRLNEIRGSIEEQKEELALKKEQTKEAERKVDQCDRETKDKEKKLSAIKKSIEESSKKIESREKIIDEMDLKVKDFFLLKKSMEEWSTKLELKEREFESKVEDLTLIHKRVDECVNEVQLKEQHLDSLEKLIREGKMNLDSQERLLKEFSNGLELKERQLEQRDKELESKRQDIDSIRNSTHANSVIVSSSTSNHFSIDRDGGGLQLLMKESVKRIDLLSSELAAFLQASSDPAKLVLDAMQGFYHSNSIQDNKGFDYDLTVIRRSCVLLLQELKRLSPPINPLVREQAIKLVDDWKEKMTVVVENSLEVLGLLWLLTAFELTSTYDARELQSLLALVSHPEHAPQLRQALGITYNASAYSALSVSVKIEEPEPSTVRNVATSPSPILQLSATATTDARNSQDCLDEHLSGNDSANNELLDVLRLPVDREKVVLKLMQKSLDQYWSNRNVGFIANLKKTYIPMLNELMKISTNVALDVKEDAVKLAVQWQAKMRTDTENSWEILGFLQFVAAYGLLSTLSVDETVMLLGNICQNKPVLQLCQILSFADKIPGFIRDLIERKQMIKAVRLICTFKLTDRFPPVVLLNNYVEDLRKSFRAIFPGKKRIYEKDNVMNNLIADLRGVLQCIKDHNLESEYPYKDIELEIVQLERLKENLRFLPTGTASRCEQQEQERRKRCSTSSTAQFQPPEKRQNRSHPTALAAAARSYTTFRSQLNPSSQLFGNRHPGQFSMFANHHETGCSFVSEQLTSSSQLYENYGHPLQFAMDHEIGANFGPMQLRSSSQLAENFGLPAPLPLASNEHEIGTDFSCMQDAGLYNSNQFLPGTHRFGRRET; encoded by the exons ATGGAAGATAAAGGTTTGAAGTTGGAAGAATCTGAGTTGAGGCAGGGAAAGCTGGCCCTGCAATTTGAGGGCCTTTTGGACTGTATTGATTCCGCCCGGAACGAGATCCTTGGCCGATTTCAAGAGGTCCAGGATAAGGTTAAGAAAATTGGAGTTTTACAGAGCCAAGTCGAAGTCAAATCTGAGGAATTGCGTGGAATTGAGAGGTTGATtgaaaagaaatcaaatgagCTCGAATCACTCGAGTCCTCCTTGTGGGACTGTCAGTCATCGATTGAAGAGCACAATGAGGAGCTTTCTGCTAAGGTGAAGCGGCTGGAAGAAGTTCAGAGATGGGTTAGGGAGAATGAGAGGGAGTATGATTCGATCAAAAAAGGGATTGAACATGGAAGAAGTAAATTGAATTGGTATGAGTCCAAGGAGGAAAAATTGAAAGGGGTTCTACGAACATTAGAGATATACAATGAGGAAATTGAGTTTCAAAAGAAGCGATTAAATGAGATTCGGGGGTCAATTGAGGAGCAGAAGGAAGAACTTGCTTTGAAAAAGGAGCAGACTAAAGAGGCGGAAAGAAAGGTTGATCAATGTGATAGAGAGacgaaggataaagagaagaaacttAGTGCGATTAAGAAGTCGATTGAGGAATCCTCTAAGAAAATTGAATCAAGAGAGAAAATTATTGATGAAATGGATTTGAAAGTGAAAGATTTTTTCTTGCTGAAGAAATCCATGGAGGAGTGGTCCACCAAACTCGAATTGAAAGAGAGAGAATTCGAGTCCAAAGTTGAGGATCTTACTTTGATTCATAAGAGAGTGGATGAATGCGTCAATGAGGTTCAGTTGAAGGAACAACATTTGGATTCACTTGAAAAATTGATTCGAGAAGGAAAAATGAATTTGGATTCACAAGAAAGGTTGTTAAAAGAATTCTCCAATGGTCTTGAATTAAAAGAAAGGCAACTTGAGCAGCGGGATAAAGAACTTGAATCAAAACGACAAGATATTGATTCGATCCGAAATTCTACCCATGCTAACAGTGTCATTGTTTCTTCTTCCACAAGTAATCACTTCAGCATCGATAGGGATGGTGGAGGCTTGCAGTTACTCATGAAAGAGAGTGTAAAGAGAATTGATTTATTGAGTAGTGAATTGGCAGCTTTTCTTCAAGCGTCATCAGACCCAGCAAAATTGGTTTTGGATGCAATGCAAGGGTTTTACCATTCAAATTCGATTCAGGACAACAAGGGGTTTGATTATGATCTGACAGTTATAAGAAGAAGTTGTGTTCTTTTGTTACAGGAGTTGAAGAGGTTATCACCACCGATTAATCCTCTGGTGAGAGAACAAGCAATTAAGTTGGTGGATGACTGGAAGGAAAAGATGACAGTGGTGGTGGAAAATAGTTTGGAGGTTTTGGGTCTTTTGTGGCTTCTTACAGCATTTGAGTTGACCTCAACTTATGATGCGAGGGAGCTTCAAAGTCTTCTTGCTTTAGTTTCTCACCCAGAACATGCACCTCAACTGCGCCAGGCCCTTGGCATCACATACAATGCATCTG CATATAGCGCCCTGTCAGTCTCTGTCAAAATTGAGGAACCAGAACCTTCAACAGTCAGAAATGTAGCGACTTCTCCTTCTCCAATTCTTCAACTAAGTGCGACTGCCACCACAGATGCAAGGAATTCGCAGGACTGTCTAGATGAGCATTTAAGTGGGAATGACTCAGCTAATAACGAATTGCTTGATGTTCTACGACTGCCAGTAGACCGAGAAAAAGTAGTTTTGAAGTTGATGCAAAAATCTCTTGATCAGTACTGGAGCAATAGAAATGTTGGTTTCATAGCCAATCTCAAGAAGACCTACATTCCCATGTTGAATGAGCTGATGAAAATCTCAACAAATGTTGCCCTTGATGTGAAAGAAGATGCAGTCAAGCTAGCAGTCCAGTGGCAAGCAAAAATGAGAACCGATACAGAAAACTCGTGGgagattttgggttttttgCAATTTGTGGCTGCATATGGATTGCTTTCTACCTTGAGTGTAGATGAGACTGTGATGCTTCTTGGAAACATATGTCAGAATAAACCGGTCCTACAATTATGTCAGATACTTAGTTTTGCAGATAAGATCCCCG GCTTTATTCGGGATCTGATTGAAAGGAAACAGATGATTAAGGCTGTTAGATTGATTTGCACCTTCAAGTTAACTGACAGGTTCCCGCCAGTAGTACTCTTAAATAATTATGTGGAGGATCTAAGGAAGTCTTTCCGTGCAATATTCCCGGGAAAGAAAAGAATTTATGAAAAG GATAATGTAATGAACAACCTAATAGCTGATCTGAGAGGTGTACTTCAGTGCATAAAGGATCACAATCTTGAGTCCGAATACCCATATAAGGACATTGAATTGGAAATAGTTCAGCTGGAaagactaaaggagaacttgAGATTCTTGCCGACGGGGACGGCATCCAGGTGTGAACAGCAAGAACAGGAAAGAAGGAAGAGATGCAGTACTAGTTCTACCGCCCAGTTTCAACCACCAGAGAAACGTCAAAATAGAAGTCATCCAACAGCTCTAGCAGCTGCTGCTAGATCCTACACAACTTTCCGTTcgcagttaaatccatcatctCAGCTATTTGGAAATAGACACCCTGGGCAGTTTAGCATGTTTGCCAACCACCATGAAACTGGTTGCAGTTTTGTTTCCGAGCAGTTAACTTCATCGTCTCAGCTGTATGAAAACTATGGACACCCTTTGCAGTTTGCTATGGACCATGAAATCGGTGCTAATTTTGGTCCCATGCAGTTAAGGTCGTCCTCTCAGCTGGCTGAAAATTTTGGATTACCTGCGCCGCTTCCTTTGGCTTCCAACGAGCATGAGATTGGCACTGATTTCAGTTGTATGCAGGATGCCGGATTATATAACTCTAATCAGTTCTTGCCCGGCACTCATCGTTTTGGCCGTAGAGAAACCTAG